Proteins encoded together in one Saccopteryx leptura isolate mSacLep1 chromosome 7, mSacLep1_pri_phased_curated, whole genome shotgun sequence window:
- the GCG gene encoding pro-glucagon isoform X1, which produces MKSIYFVAGLFVMLAQGSWQRSLQDTEEKSSSFPAPQTDLLNDSDQMNEDKRHSQGTFTSDYSKYLDSRRAQDFVQWLMNTKRNKNNIAKRHDEFERHAEGTFTSDVSSYLEGQAAKEFIAWLVKGRGRRDFPEEVTIVEELRRRHADGSFSDEMNTVLDNLATRDFINWLLQTKITDRK; this is translated from the exons atgaaaagcatttaCTTCGTGGCTGGATTATTTGTAATGCTGGCACAAGGCAGCTGGCAACGTTCCcttcaggacacagaggagaaatcCAG CTCATTCCCAGCTCCCCAGACAGACCTGCTTAATGACTCAGATCAGATGAATGAAGACAAGCGCCATTCCCAAGGCACGTTCACCAGTGACTACAGCAAGTATCTGGACTCCAGGCGTGCCCAGGACTTCGTGCAGTGGTTGATGAACACCAAGAGGAACAA gaATAACATTGCCAAACGCCATGATGAATTTGAGAGACACGCTGAAGGGACCTTTACCAGTGATGTAAGCTCCTATTTGGAAGGCCAAGCTGCCAAGGAATTCATTGCTTGGCTGGTGAAAGGCCGAGGAAGGCGAGA TTTCCCAGAAGAAGTCACCATTGTTGAAGAACTCCGCCGCAGACACGCCGATGGCTCTTTCTCTGATGAGATGAACACAGTTCTTGATAATCTTGCCACCCGGGACTTTATAAACTGGTTGCTTCAAACCAAAATCACTGACAG gAAGTAA
- the GCG gene encoding pro-glucagon isoform X2 gives MKSIYFVAGLFVMLAQGSWQRSLQDTEEKSSSFPAPQTDLLNDSDQMNEDKRHSQGTFTSDYSKYLDSRRAQDFVQWLMNTKRNKNNIAKRHDEFERHAEGTFTSDVSSYLEGQAAKEFIAWLVKGRGRRDFPEEVTIVEELRRRHADGSFSDEMNTVLDNLATRDFINWLLQTKITDR, from the exons atgaaaagcatttaCTTCGTGGCTGGATTATTTGTAATGCTGGCACAAGGCAGCTGGCAACGTTCCcttcaggacacagaggagaaatcCAG CTCATTCCCAGCTCCCCAGACAGACCTGCTTAATGACTCAGATCAGATGAATGAAGACAAGCGCCATTCCCAAGGCACGTTCACCAGTGACTACAGCAAGTATCTGGACTCCAGGCGTGCCCAGGACTTCGTGCAGTGGTTGATGAACACCAAGAGGAACAA gaATAACATTGCCAAACGCCATGATGAATTTGAGAGACACGCTGAAGGGACCTTTACCAGTGATGTAAGCTCCTATTTGGAAGGCCAAGCTGCCAAGGAATTCATTGCTTGGCTGGTGAAAGGCCGAGGAAGGCGAGA TTTCCCAGAAGAAGTCACCATTGTTGAAGAACTCCGCCGCAGACACGCCGATGGCTCTTTCTCTGATGAGATGAACACAGTTCTTGATAATCTTGCCACCCGGGACTTTATAAACTGGTTGCTTCAAACCAAAATCACTGACAGGTGA